One part of the Halopenitus persicus genome encodes these proteins:
- a CDS encoding DUF5804 family protein encodes MTQVCLVGDPEVSLAYELLSRETAREALSTYEITEPFANSLAVDTVSLGAAVSLCNDLNWYLVRFVRETLIRDPSIDADEWLSRDLARQVRDGEVRPEETDRRLKLFGVLDGELVDPRYVTREQGTTPDHDRDDLDGTVVVRVSDAEFSA; translated from the coding sequence ATGACGCAGGTGTGTCTCGTGGGCGACCCGGAGGTGAGCCTCGCCTACGAGCTCCTCTCCCGCGAGACCGCGCGGGAGGCGCTGTCGACCTACGAGATCACGGAGCCGTTCGCCAACAGCCTCGCGGTCGACACCGTGAGCCTCGGCGCCGCCGTCTCGCTGTGCAACGACCTGAACTGGTATCTCGTCCGCTTCGTGCGCGAGACGCTGATCCGCGACCCGTCGATCGACGCCGACGAATGGCTCTCCCGGGACCTCGCGCGGCAGGTCCGCGACGGCGAGGTCCGACCCGAGGAGACCGACCGGCGGCTCAAGCTGTTCGGCGTGCTCGACGGGGAGCTCGTCGATCCGAGATACGTGACCAGGGAACAGGGAACGACGCCCGACCACGATCGGGACGACCTCGACGGGACGGTCGTGGTTCGGGTAAGCGACGCGGAGTTTTCCGCCTGA
- a CDS encoding thioredoxin family protein: MSLRTLQPNAAWSAAGYEDALETLGADEGYVFKVWGGDWCGDCRQQLPDFAAALEAAGVPDERIEHHPVEKAADGSKTGPGVEEYGIELIPTVVVEREGEELARFVEEEPEPIAVHLAEQLDGIDATA; this comes from the coding sequence ATGTCACTGCGGACGCTACAGCCGAACGCGGCGTGGAGCGCGGCGGGCTACGAGGACGCGCTCGAGACGCTCGGCGCGGACGAGGGATACGTCTTCAAGGTCTGGGGCGGCGACTGGTGCGGCGACTGCCGCCAGCAGCTGCCGGACTTCGCCGCGGCCCTCGAGGCCGCCGGCGTTCCCGACGAGCGGATCGAACACCATCCCGTCGAGAAGGCGGCGGACGGCTCGAAGACCGGACCCGGCGTCGAGGAGTACGGCATCGAGCTGATCCCCACCGTCGTCGTCGAGCGCGAGGGCGAGGAACTCGCGCGGTTCGTCGAGGAGGAGCCGGAGCCGATCGCCGTCCATCTCGCCGAGCAGCTCGACGGGATCGACGCGACGGCCTGA
- a CDS encoding PLP-dependent cysteine synthase family protein — MDDGILDTVGSPLVRVSSPAGTTVAAKIESKNPGGSAKDRPAIAMIEAAEASGDLSPGDGIVEPTSGNTGVGIAMCGAAKGYDVTIVMPASKSPERRRIMRAYGATVELVEGDISDAKDRADELEAEGMVQLGQFENPANPRAHYETTGAEILDQIDGRTVDALVAGVGTGGTITGTGRRLREAFPDVRIDAVEPSDSAVLSGEEPTGDSFQGMGPGFIAPNLDTDLLDAVHTVELDEAEAECRRLAREEGILVGQSSGASNLAAKTVAEELRDAGTYAGDEPLVVTVFWDSGERYLSTGLFDANADGSV, encoded by the coding sequence ATGGACGACGGCATCCTCGACACCGTCGGGTCGCCGCTGGTTCGCGTCTCCTCGCCGGCGGGGACCACGGTGGCCGCGAAGATCGAATCGAAGAACCCCGGCGGGTCTGCCAAGGACCGCCCCGCGATCGCGATGATCGAGGCCGCCGAGGCGTCCGGCGATCTCTCGCCGGGCGACGGCATCGTCGAGCCGACCTCGGGGAACACCGGCGTCGGGATCGCGATGTGCGGCGCAGCGAAGGGCTACGACGTGACGATCGTGATGCCGGCCTCGAAGTCGCCGGAGCGGCGCCGCATCATGCGGGCGTACGGGGCCACCGTCGAGCTCGTCGAGGGCGACATCTCGGACGCCAAGGACCGGGCGGACGAGCTCGAGGCCGAGGGGATGGTCCAGCTGGGACAGTTCGAGAACCCGGCAAACCCGCGCGCACACTACGAGACGACCGGCGCCGAGATCCTCGACCAGATCGACGGCCGGACGGTCGACGCGTTGGTCGCGGGCGTGGGTACCGGCGGCACGATCACGGGGACCGGTCGGCGGCTCCGGGAGGCGTTCCCGGACGTCCGGATCGACGCCGTCGAGCCGTCCGACAGCGCGGTGTTGTCCGGGGAGGAGCCCACCGGCGACTCCTTCCAGGGAATGGGACCTGGGTTCATCGCTCCGAACCTCGATACCGACCTCCTCGACGCGGTCCACACGGTCGAACTCGACGAGGCCGAGGCGGAGTGTCGCCGCCTCGCCCGGGAGGAGGGCATCCTCGTCGGCCAGTCCTCGGGCGCCTCGAACCTCGCCGCGAAGACCGTCGCCGAGGAACTCCGGGACGCGGGCACGTACGCCGGTGACGAGCCGCTCGTCGTCACGGTCTTTTGGGACAGCGGCGAGCGCTACCTCTCGACCGGACTGTTCGATGCGAACGCGGACGGCTCGGTTTAA
- a CDS encoding methionine adenosyltransferase — MSRNIQVSRLDRTAVEDQDVEIVERKGIGHPDSISDGIAESVSRALSQLYLDRVGKVLHYNTDETQLVAGNAAPAFGGGEVVEPIYILIVGRATKEYDGQQLPVDSTALAAAREYLAEAIPELEYGTDVIVDVKLGEGSGDLQDVFGEEEAQVPMANDTSFGVGHAPLTETERIVRDAEHELNTTYYEDHPELGPDVKIMGKREGDRIDITVAAAMVDRYVDGFEAYDEAVESVREFVTDLARDRTDREVNVDVNTADDYDEGSIYLTVTGTSAEQGDDGSVGRGNRANGLITPNRPMSMEATSGKNPVNHIGKIYNLLSTEIAESVAAEVDGIRDLQVRLLSQIGRPIDEPHVADAQVVTEDGVDLADVEDDIVAIVDAELADVTGVTRRVIEGDVSTF, encoded by the coding sequence ATGAGTCGGAACATCCAGGTCAGTCGCCTCGATCGAACGGCGGTCGAGGACCAGGACGTCGAGATCGTCGAGCGGAAGGGGATCGGGCATCCGGACTCGATAAGCGACGGCATCGCGGAGTCGGTCTCTCGGGCGCTCTCACAGCTCTATCTCGACCGGGTCGGCAAGGTCCTCCACTACAACACCGACGAGACGCAGCTGGTCGCCGGCAACGCGGCCCCCGCCTTCGGCGGCGGCGAGGTCGTGGAGCCGATCTACATTCTCATCGTGGGACGAGCGACCAAGGAGTACGACGGCCAGCAGCTGCCGGTCGACTCGACGGCGCTGGCGGCGGCCCGCGAGTACCTCGCCGAGGCCATCCCGGAACTCGAGTACGGAACCGACGTCATCGTCGACGTCAAGCTCGGCGAGGGGTCCGGCGACCTCCAGGACGTCTTCGGCGAGGAGGAGGCGCAGGTCCCGATGGCCAACGACACCTCCTTCGGCGTCGGTCACGCCCCCCTCACCGAGACCGAGCGGATCGTTCGCGACGCCGAGCACGAGCTCAACACGACCTACTACGAGGACCACCCCGAGCTCGGCCCGGACGTGAAGATCATGGGCAAACGCGAGGGTGATCGGATCGACATCACCGTCGCCGCCGCGATGGTCGACCGGTACGTCGACGGCTTCGAGGCCTACGACGAGGCGGTCGAGTCGGTTCGGGAGTTCGTGACCGATCTCGCCCGCGACCGGACCGATCGGGAGGTCAACGTCGACGTCAACACCGCCGACGACTACGACGAGGGCTCCATCTACCTCACCGTGACGGGAACCTCAGCCGAACAGGGCGACGACGGTTCGGTCGGCCGGGGTAACCGGGCGAACGGTCTGATCACGCCGAATCGACCGATGTCGATGGAGGCGACCTCCGGGAAGAACCCGGTCAACCACATCGGCAAGATCTACAACCTGCTCTCGACGGAGATTGCCGAATCCGTCGCCGCGGAGGTCGACGGGATCCGTGACCTACAGGTCCGGCTCCTCTCACAGATCGGTCGCCCGATCGACGAGCCGCACGTGGCCGACGCGCAGGTCGTCACCGAGGACGGAGTCGACCTGGCGGACGTCGAGGACGACATCGTCGCGATCGTCGACGCGGAGCTCGCGGACGTCACGGGCGTGACCCGGCGGGTCATCGAGGGCGACGTCTCGACGTTCTGA